The following coding sequences lie in one Loxodonta africana isolate mLoxAfr1 chromosome X, mLoxAfr1.hap2, whole genome shotgun sequence genomic window:
- the PSMD10 gene encoding 26S proteasome non-ATPase regulatory subunit 10 isoform X2 translates to MEGSVSNLMVCNLAYSGKLEELKERILADKSLATRTDQDSRTALHWACSAGHTEIVEFLLQLGVSVNDKDDAGWSPLHIAASAGRDEIVKALLGKGAQVNAVNQNGCTPLHYAASKNRHEIAVMLLEGGANPDAKDHLEATAMHRAAAKDT, encoded by the exons ATGGAGGGGTCTGTGTCTAACCTAATGGTGTGCAACCTGGCCTACAGTGGAAAGCTGGAGGAGTTGAAGGAGAGGATCCTCGCTGATAAATCTCTGGCTACTAGAACTGACCAG GACAGCAGAACTGCACTGCATTGGGCATGCTCAGCAGGACATACAGAAATCGTTGAATTCTTGCTGCAACTTGGAGTGTCAGTGAATGATAAAGATGAT GCAGGTTGGTCTCCTCTTCATATTGCTGCTTCCGCTGGCCGGGATGAGATTGTAAAAGCCCTTCTGGGAAAAGGTGCTCAAGTGAATGCTGTCAATCAAAATGGCTGTACTCCCCTGCATTATGCAGCTTCCAAAAATAGGCATGAG ATTGCTGTCATGTTGCTGGAAGGCGGAGCTAATCCAGATGCTAAGGACCATTTGGAGGCTACAGCAATGCACCGGGCAGCAGCCAAGG ACACTTAG
- the PSMD10 gene encoding 26S proteasome non-ATPase regulatory subunit 10 isoform X1: MEGSVSNLMVCNLAYSGKLEELKERILADKSLATRTDQDSRTALHWACSAGHTEIVEFLLQLGVSVNDKDDAGWSPLHIAASAGRDEIVKALLGKGAQVNAVNQNGCTPLHYAASKNRHEIAVMLLEGGANPDAKDHLEATAMHRAAAKGNLKMIHVLLYYKASTNIQDTEGNTPLHLACDEERVEEAKLLVSQGASIYIENKEEKTPLQVAKGGLGLILKRMVEG, from the exons ATGGAGGGGTCTGTGTCTAACCTAATGGTGTGCAACCTGGCCTACAGTGGAAAGCTGGAGGAGTTGAAGGAGAGGATCCTCGCTGATAAATCTCTGGCTACTAGAACTGACCAG GACAGCAGAACTGCACTGCATTGGGCATGCTCAGCAGGACATACAGAAATCGTTGAATTCTTGCTGCAACTTGGAGTGTCAGTGAATGATAAAGATGAT GCAGGTTGGTCTCCTCTTCATATTGCTGCTTCCGCTGGCCGGGATGAGATTGTAAAAGCCCTTCTGGGAAAAGGTGCTCAAGTGAATGCTGTCAATCAAAATGGCTGTACTCCCCTGCATTATGCAGCTTCCAAAAATAGGCATGAG ATTGCTGTCATGTTGCTGGAAGGCGGAGCTAATCCAGATGCTAAGGACCATTTGGAGGCTACAGCAATGCACCGGGCAGCAGCCAAGGGTAACTTGAAGATGATTCATGTCCTTCTGTACTACAAAGCATCCACAAATATCCAAGACACTGAGGGTAACACTCCTCT ACACTTAGCCTGTGATGAGGAAAGAGTGGAAGAAGCAAAGCTGCTGGTGTCCCAAGGAGCAAGCATTTACAttgagaataaagaagaaaagacaccCCTACAAGTGGCTAAAGGTGGCCTGGGTTTAATACTCAAAAGAATGGTGGAGGGTTAA